One Myxococcales bacterium DNA segment encodes these proteins:
- a CDS encoding helix-turn-helix transcriptional regulator has translation MVQSSSDRLDASFAALSDATRRGVLDQLGRADASISDLAHKFNMTLTGMKKHVGVLEQAGLVATQKVGRVRTCRLGLRRLEEETAWMERYRQLWAARFDELDLVVDELKQKEKSHGRKKR, from the coding sequence ATGGTTCAGTCTTCGAGTGACCGCCTCGATGCCTCATTCGCGGCGCTCTCGGATGCGACCCGGCGTGGTGTCTTGGACCAGCTCGGGCGCGCCGACGCGTCGATTTCCGACCTCGCCCACAAGTTCAACATGACCCTAACGGGCATGAAGAAGCACGTTGGGGTCCTAGAGCAGGCGGGGCTCGTCGCCACCCAGAAAGTCGGGCGTGTGCGGACCTGCAGACTCGGTCTTCGTCGCCTGGAGGAGGAGACAGCGTGGATGGAGCGCTACCGCCAGCTCTGGGCCGCGCGCTTCGACGAGTTGGACTTGGTCGTCGATGAACTGAAACAGAAGGAGAAGAGCCATGGCCGAAAGAAGCGATGA
- a CDS encoding NAD(P)H-binding protein, whose translation MNIALFGATGLTGGLVVDRALAAGHRVTAVVRNPDTVRRKHERLTVIGGSPTSAGDVETCVRGADVVIHCLGVGGKGTGKPTTLISDSVKATLAAMQRHGVPRIVCMSNVGANGSGPWLVNRVVVPVFLRWLKPIIDDKERMESALRASALEWVAVRLVGITEGAAKPIRMAEDGKGLGFTITASSVAEFLLARAAGPEFLRQTPSISN comes from the coding sequence ATGAACATCGCCCTTTTTGGAGCCACCGGGCTCACCGGCGGTCTGGTCGTGGACCGCGCCTTGGCTGCTGGCCATCGAGTGACCGCGGTGGTGAGGAACCCTGACACGGTCCGCCGGAAGCATGAACGGCTCACGGTGATCGGCGGAAGTCCGACATCAGCAGGGGACGTCGAGACCTGCGTGCGGGGTGCCGACGTCGTGATTCACTGCCTCGGAGTAGGCGGCAAGGGCACGGGCAAGCCCACGACGCTCATCTCGGATTCCGTAAAGGCCACACTGGCAGCCATGCAGAGGCACGGCGTTCCCCGCATCGTCTGCATGTCGAACGTTGGGGCCAATGGCAGCGGGCCGTGGCTGGTGAACCGCGTCGTGGTTCCCGTGTTTCTTCGCTGGTTGAAACCCATCATCGACGACAAGGAACGCATGGAGAGCGCGCTCCGTGCCTCGGCGCTCGAGTGGGTCGCCGTGCGCCTGGTGGGGATCACTGAAGGGGCAGCCAAGCCCATTCGCATGGCCGAAGACGGCAAAGGTCTCGGCTTCACGATCACCGCCTCCTCCGTCGCCGAGTTCCTCCTCGCCCGCGCCGCGGGGCCGGAGTTCCTTCGGCAAACACCCTCGATCAGCAACTGA
- a CDS encoding TetR/AcrR family transcriptional regulator, whose amino-acid sequence MAPSKAPYHHGDLRNALVDAGVGLIEQVGAEAFSLREVAREVGVSANAAYRHFEDKGALLTAIAVSGFERLSLGMQEAMLAARPRGAVKSRAVTRFNAAARAYLDLAREHPQLYGLMFGSAGRACLAAEGTLVGPTPGALLGRVLDELVEEKLMSTKRREGAEVHVWSAVHGFASLAHGGPLAELSPKARADALTELLLFVIAGLRG is encoded by the coding sequence GTGGCTCCCTCGAAAGCGCCCTACCACCATGGCGACCTTCGGAACGCGCTGGTTGATGCTGGCGTGGGGCTCATCGAGCAGGTCGGCGCCGAAGCCTTCAGTCTCCGTGAGGTGGCGCGTGAGGTCGGTGTGTCCGCGAACGCGGCGTATCGTCACTTCGAAGACAAGGGGGCGCTCTTGACCGCGATCGCGGTGAGCGGCTTCGAGCGCCTTTCCTTGGGAATGCAGGAAGCCATGCTCGCGGCTCGACCCCGGGGCGCCGTGAAGTCGCGCGCGGTCACCCGATTCAACGCCGCGGCGCGCGCCTACCTGGACCTCGCCCGCGAACATCCCCAGCTCTACGGGTTGATGTTCGGCTCGGCAGGGCGTGCGTGCCTTGCAGCGGAGGGCACGCTGGTCGGTCCGACGCCGGGGGCGCTACTCGGGCGGGTCCTCGACGAGCTCGTCGAAGAGAAGCTGATGTCGACGAAGCGTCGCGAGGGGGCAGAGGTTCACGTGTGGTCCGCAGTGCACGGCTTCGCCTCGCTGGCGCATGGCGGACCGCTTGCTGAGCTCAGCCCGAAGGCGCGCGCCGACGCCCTCACAGAGCTGCTCCTGTTCGTCATCGCAGGACTCCGCGGCTGA
- a CDS encoding nucleotidyl transferase AbiEii/AbiGii toxin family protein → MTVRTYSSPEAFKQALEQRLRSSAKSGAEFARKRQLLVFARFLARVVAVLGDAATLKGGLVLELRVDRARTTKDVDLRMVGSPDDVLARLQEAGRRDLGDFLTFEVGPDEDHPEIQNDGMQYDGLRFRAECKFAGKVYGQPFGVDVAFGDPILGEPEIAVAEDVLAFAGIAPPTLRLYPIETHLAEKLHAYTMPRSRPNSRVKDLPDIALLATAQPIDAKRLQAALEQTFAFRKTHALPTSVPTPLSAWSTPYAAMAREDHLTWPGLDDVTKAAQAFLDPVLAGGLDATWEPENWSWRSQ, encoded by the coding sequence ATGACGGTCCGCACGTACTCGTCCCCCGAGGCCTTCAAGCAGGCCCTCGAACAGCGCTTGCGCTCCTCCGCGAAGTCCGGCGCCGAGTTCGCGCGCAAGCGGCAGCTGCTCGTGTTCGCTCGTTTCCTCGCGCGCGTCGTCGCCGTGCTCGGCGATGCAGCAACGCTGAAGGGCGGACTCGTCCTCGAGCTGCGCGTCGACCGCGCCCGAACCACGAAGGATGTCGACCTCCGCATGGTCGGCTCGCCCGACGACGTCCTCGCGAGGCTGCAGGAGGCGGGGCGGCGCGACCTTGGGGACTTCCTCACGTTCGAGGTTGGCCCCGATGAAGACCACCCGGAGATCCAGAACGACGGCATGCAGTACGATGGCCTTCGCTTTCGCGCCGAGTGCAAGTTCGCGGGGAAAGTTTACGGCCAGCCCTTCGGCGTCGACGTCGCGTTCGGCGATCCGATCCTGGGCGAGCCCGAGATCGCGGTCGCCGAGGACGTCCTTGCTTTCGCCGGCATCGCACCGCCGACGCTGCGCCTCTACCCGATCGAGACGCACCTCGCGGAGAAGCTGCACGCGTACACGATGCCGCGGTCACGCCCGAACTCGCGGGTGAAGGACCTCCCCGACATCGCCCTGCTCGCGACCGCGCAGCCCATCGACGCGAAGCGTCTGCAAGCGGCGCTCGAGCAGACGTTTGCGTTCCGCAAGACGCACGCGCTGCCCACGTCGGTGCCCACCCCGCTGTCAGCCTGGAGCACGCCCTACGCCGCGATGGCCCGCGAGGACCACCTCACTTGGCCCGGCCTCGACGACGTAACCAAGGCGGCCCAAGCATTTCTCGACCCCGTGCTTGCCGGTGGACTCGATGCGACGTGGGAACCCGAGAACTGGTCCTGGCGTTCGCAATGA
- a CDS encoding type IV toxin-antitoxin system AbiEi family antitoxin domain-containing protein yields MLRSEPNGPDWDRLFETAAAQSGYVTTKQAAEAGYSTHLLRKHIHAGRVTRPQRGIYRLVHFPATEHEELVTAWLWSEQAGVISHQTALSLHGLSDVLPAQLHLTLPAAWRKRRFRVPPDVVLHHADVAPEDRAWFTAVPLTNPRRTLNDCAREGLSPEMLRQAAQQALRRGLVTKSELDDVEVALKPFGGIAA; encoded by the coding sequence ATGCTGCGGTCGGAACCCAATGGCCCCGACTGGGACCGGCTGTTCGAGACCGCTGCCGCGCAGTCCGGGTACGTCACGACGAAACAGGCCGCGGAGGCAGGCTACTCGACCCACCTGCTTCGGAAGCACATTCACGCCGGCCGCGTGACGCGGCCTCAGCGGGGGATCTACCGGCTCGTGCATTTCCCGGCCACCGAGCACGAGGAGCTGGTCACCGCCTGGCTCTGGTCCGAGCAGGCTGGCGTGATCTCGCACCAAACGGCGTTGTCGCTGCACGGCCTTTCCGACGTGCTGCCGGCGCAGCTCCACCTCACGCTCCCAGCTGCGTGGAGGAAGCGTCGCTTCCGCGTGCCGCCCGATGTGGTGCTGCACCACGCCGACGTAGCGCCTGAGGATCGCGCTTGGTTCACCGCGGTCCCGCTCACGAACCCGCGACGCACACTGAACGACTGCGCGCGCGAGGGACTCTCGCCCGAGATGCTGAGACAAGCGGCACAGCAAGCCCTTCGCCGTGGGCTCGTCACGAAGTCCGAGCTCGACGACGTCGAAGTTGCGCTCAAGCCCTTCGGAGGGATCGCCGCATGA